The proteins below are encoded in one region of bacterium:
- a CDS encoding ATP-binding protein: MKTKLKNLSIFTQLIILFLGLVVFVNASLTIIFFFFNRKIVREHVNESIQQKYLSLENNFEYVKSNLLEELGLLSENPVLDDYIMSSEAEKIIYGKKVKNIFLNYIKNNKEYECVCFKDIYGNERIDARKEGRDDEIVSEQENKLFKSLNNMPEGSFYFVGPYKDRAGKILFSIETVKTDRDIGRFGGVVGITYNFSVFINFIKNTKIFGENPIWIFVSGGDILYRPANEKYTFNPSGYIQDEINTNPGVFPVKDGMLAYKDFFLIEDKPLLRVVFAVSSKLIDKGAEKTIGFFTLIFIISVIISFAVVAFISKHFSRPIVELADISKDIARGDFSKRIRIYAAGELNYLIENFNRMTETLQNTTVSRDALVKEVEERKKIEDKLIEYTKKIEDINKELDDFTYIVSHDLKEPLRSINAFAKFVTADYKDKLDEEGRNYLERIQANAVIMQKLIEDLLEISRLERRKNPFEDANTGNMLNEIKIRMEHTLTEKKVEMVISEKMPVVFCDRVRVTEVFANLISNAVKYSDKTHPRVEVGYKDTVAFYEFYVKDNGPGIPEEYHEKIFKIFQRLGKKEEHEGTGVGLTIAKKIVEMHKGRIWVESKVGEGTVFFFTIPKSRDVILGKKKLGEILVEKKIVDGDTIKKVLEEQKKREI; this comes from the coding sequence ATGAAAACAAAATTAAAAAATCTATCAATTTTCACCCAATTGATTATATTGTTTCTCGGCCTCGTCGTGTTTGTTAACGCTTCGTTAACAATCATATTTTTCTTTTTTAACAGGAAAATTGTCCGGGAGCATGTTAACGAGAGTATCCAGCAAAAATATCTGTCCCTGGAAAATAATTTTGAATATGTAAAAAGTAATTTACTGGAGGAACTCGGGCTTTTATCGGAGAATCCGGTCCTGGATGATTATATTATGTCCTCGGAGGCCGAAAAAATCATTTATGGCAAAAAAGTAAAAAATATATTCCTGAACTATATCAAGAACAATAAGGAATATGAGTGTGTATGTTTCAAGGATATTTATGGGAACGAAAGAATTGACGCAAGGAAAGAAGGACGGGACGATGAAATAGTATCGGAGCAGGAAAATAAGCTTTTTAAAAGCCTTAACAATATGCCTGAAGGTAGTTTTTATTTTGTAGGACCTTATAAAGACCGCGCCGGGAAAATTTTGTTTTCCATTGAAACCGTAAAAACCGACCGGGACATCGGAAGGTTCGGCGGCGTGGTGGGAATTACTTATAATTTCAGCGTTTTCATTAATTTTATTAAAAATACAAAAATCTTCGGGGAAAATCCCATCTGGATTTTTGTTTCCGGCGGGGACATTTTATACAGGCCTGCAAACGAAAAATATACTTTTAACCCTTCGGGTTATATCCAGGATGAAATAAACACGAACCCCGGGGTATTCCCGGTGAAAGACGGCATGCTCGCTTACAAGGATTTTTTCCTTATAGAAGATAAACCGCTTTTAAGGGTTGTTTTCGCTGTTTCTTCCAAACTTATCGATAAGGGCGCGGAGAAAACAATTGGATTTTTTACCTTGATTTTTATTATTTCCGTGATTATTTCTTTCGCAGTTGTCGCGTTTATATCAAAACATTTCTCAAGACCGATTGTTGAACTGGCCGACATCTCAAAGGACATTGCCAGGGGGGATTTTTCCAAAAGAATACGGATTTATGCCGCGGGCGAACTGAATTATTTGATTGAAAATTTTAACCGTATGACGGAAACTTTGCAGAATACCACGGTATCCCGTGATGCCCTGGTTAAGGAAGTCGAGGAGCGGAAGAAAATAGAGGATAAATTAATAGAATATACCAAAAAGATCGAGGATATAAATAAGGAACTGGATGATTTCACGTATATCGTTTCGCATGATTTGAAAGAACCTTTAAGGTCGATAAACGCGTTCGCCAAATTCGTGACAGCTGATTACAAGGACAAGCTTGATGAAGAAGGCCGGAACTACCTTGAACGCATACAGGCGAACGCGGTGATTATGCAGAAACTGATAGAAGACCTTTTGGAGATTTCCCGCCTCGAGAGGAGAAAAAACCCTTTTGAAGATGCAAACACCGGAAATATGCTGAATGAAATTAAAATACGGATGGAGCACACGTTGACCGAAAAGAAAGTCGAAATGGTTATAAGCGAAAAAATGCCTGTGGTATTCTGCGACAGGGTGAGGGTGACGGAGGTTTTCGCGAATTTGATTTCAAACGCCGTAAAATACAGCGATAAAACCCATCCCCGTGTGGAGGTGGGGTATAAAGACACGGTGGCTTTTTATGAATTTTACGTGAAGGACAATGGCCCGGGGATACCGGAGGAATATCACGAGAAGATATTCAAAATATTCCAGAGACTGGGGAAGAAAGAGGAACACGAAGGGACGGGGGTGGGACTTACGATAGCCAAGAAAATAGTTGAGATGCATAAAGGCAGGATATGGGTGGAATCCAAAGTCGGCGAAGGCACGGTGTTCTTTTTTACCATACCGAAGAGCAGGGATGTAATACTTGGGAAAAAGAAGCTTGGAGAAATCCTGGTCGAGAAAAAAATCGTGGATGGGGACACGATCAAAAAAGTACTGGAGGAACAGAAAAAGCGGGAGATTTAA
- a CDS encoding ABC transporter substrate binding protein has protein sequence MKIARILSCLFFGIYFAQASYAGPAESKETTVKKKILVVSSYHRDYLWSQDTNAGLCDAMVKFGYFDNKEQAEEYTKNDYVETSRAIVRKLWMDTKRKKSKPEMAGVTVEITKIADEFKPDIILLGDDPAAEYIGGQFLDTKIPVVFWGVNNTPVKYGLVDSEKNPGHNVTGVYQAGYYKESLEFLKTVKPGIKTFALVGDDSSTSRSHIKEVEYLAREKKIPLELVETIITGDFGQFKDKIMAVKGKPDAFFIAQYSSLKDEKGNYVTPSEAAGWYLKNVDVPEAVNQSQFVREGMLCCADDSGYNQGYEAVVIVNDILSNGTSPSTYPCRAPGRGKLMVNVKRAEALKITLDGKMGIEEFVGK, from the coding sequence ATGAAAATTGCGAGGATTTTATCTTGTTTGTTTTTTGGGATTTATTTTGCGCAGGCAAGTTACGCCGGGCCTGCTGAGTCAAAAGAAACAACAGTAAAAAAGAAGATACTTGTTGTAAGCAGTTACCACAGGGATTACCTCTGGTCGCAGGACACAAATGCGGGTCTTTGCGATGCGATGGTAAAATTCGGGTATTTTGACAATAAAGAACAGGCGGAGGAATACACAAAAAACGATTACGTGGAAACGTCAAGGGCAATAGTCCGAAAATTATGGATGGATACAAAGCGGAAAAAAAGTAAACCCGAGATGGCAGGAGTTACAGTGGAAATAACCAAAATCGCGGATGAATTCAAACCGGACATAATCCTTTTGGGAGACGACCCCGCGGCGGAATATATCGGCGGCCAGTTTCTGGACACAAAGATCCCTGTTGTTTTCTGGGGGGTAAATAACACCCCTGTCAAATACGGGCTTGTGGACAGTGAAAAAAACCCCGGCCATAATGTTACCGGTGTTTACCAGGCGGGATATTATAAGGAAAGCCTGGAATTTTTGAAAACCGTCAAACCAGGCATAAAAACCTTCGCGCTTGTTGGAGATGACAGTTCCACTTCGAGGTCTCATATAAAAGAGGTGGAGTACCTGGCGCGGGAAAAGAAGATACCGCTGGAACTGGTTGAAACAATTATAACCGGGGATTTTGGCCAGTTTAAAGATAAAATTATGGCTGTGAAAGGCAAACCCGACGCTTTTTTTATCGCGCAGTATTCTTCTTTGAAAGATGAAAAAGGCAATTATGTGACGCCTTCCGAAGCGGCCGGGTGGTATTTAAAAAATGTGGATGTCCCCGAAGCCGTAAACCAGTCGCAGTTTGTCAGGGAGGGCATGTTATGCTGTGCCGACGATTCCGGATATAACCAGGGTTATGAGGCGGTTGTTATTGTCAATGATATATTAAGTAATGGAACTTCTCCTTCAACATACCCGTGCCGCGCGCCGGGAAGAGGCAAATTAATGGTAAACGTGAAAAGGGCGGAGGCGCTGAAAATTACCCTGGACGGGAAAATGGGGATTGAAGAGTTTGTTGGAAAATGA
- the phnD gene encoding phosphate/phosphite/phosphonate ABC transporter substrate-binding protein, giving the protein MINKKKIILTAGVFVLIFLAVIFLGKKTDFPVKKETLKAGEIDKTRPVLRAAVAAMLSPKSTREYYDDLLTLVGRKAGFSTEIVQRQTYSEINELLEHNELDVAFVCSGPYVEGRKKFGMKLLAVPVVRGEKVYRSYILVNIESPVKSFKELRGKKFAFVDPHSNTGFLVPKYMLAKMNETPKSFFKETFYTYSHDKSMEAVANNLTDGCAVDGLIWDFMKNAGSEITSKTKVIEKSPPYGIPPVVVNPSIKPELEEKLRGLFLTIHEDMEGKKILAELQIDRFEEGFDTMYVSVSEMQDWINAQEKE; this is encoded by the coding sequence ATGATTAATAAAAAAAAGATAATTTTAACCGCAGGTGTATTTGTTTTAATATTCCTGGCGGTTATTTTTTTAGGAAAAAAAACAGATTTCCCGGTTAAGAAAGAAACCTTAAAAGCAGGCGAAATCGACAAAACGAGGCCTGTTTTACGCGCCGCGGTGGCGGCGATGCTTTCGCCGAAATCGACACGCGAATATTATGATGATTTGTTGACTTTGGTCGGCAGAAAAGCAGGATTTTCCACAGAAATTGTCCAGCGCCAGACATACAGCGAAATCAATGAGTTACTGGAACATAATGAATTGGATGTGGCATTTGTGTGTTCCGGCCCGTATGTTGAAGGCCGTAAAAAGTTCGGGATGAAATTGCTGGCTGTCCCGGTCGTCCGCGGAGAAAAAGTTTACCGTTCATATATCCTTGTTAACATTGAAAGCCCTGTCAAATCCTTTAAAGAATTAAGAGGGAAAAAATTCGCCTTTGTGGACCCGCATTCAAACACGGGTTTTCTTGTTCCGAAATATATGCTCGCGAAAATGAATGAAACCCCAAAGTCTTTTTTTAAAGAGACATTTTATACCTACAGCCATGATAAATCCATGGAAGCGGTCGCGAATAATTTAACCGACGGCTGCGCGGTGGACGGGCTTATCTGGGATTTTATGAAGAACGCAGGCTCGGAAATTACCTCAAAAACCAAAGTTATCGAAAAATCTCCCCCTTATGGAATTCCTCCTGTAGTTGTAAATCCATCCATTAAGCCTGAACTGGAAGAAAAACTCCGCGGTTTATTTTTAACCATACATGAAGATATGGAAGGCAAGAAAATTTTGGCGGAACTTCAAATTGACAGGTTTGAAGAAGGTTTTGACACGATGTATGTTTCCGTGAGTGAAATGCAGGATTGGATTAACGCGCAGGAAAAGGAATAA
- the tatC gene encoding twin-arginine translocase subunit TatC: MPLLSSKTDPNRKLFNVTEENTSPAELTELPEFSNGAGKQGENTFSVYEHLSELRNRLLWSLGAVIFFTAVSSFYSGDILGILKKAGGLPEKLVYFSPHEGFLIYFKISFFSGLVIASPLIFYEIWMFISPGLYENERKLILPFVFFSSLFFISGVIFSYVTGIPFLIKFLLKFGSEINLSPKLGVDDYLTFILSIGFAFGLIFEWPVFVYFLAEMGIISTFTLIRKRKYAVISVLLISALITPGDVLSMFIFAVPLYLLYETGILITKFVKF, encoded by the coding sequence ATGCCGCTGTTATCCTCGAAAACAGACCCCAATAGAAAATTATTTAACGTGACGGAAGAAAATACATCTCCGGCTGAATTAACTGAATTACCTGAATTTTCTAACGGGGCAGGTAAACAAGGTGAAAATACATTTTCGGTTTATGAACACCTGTCGGAACTCCGTAACCGCCTTTTATGGTCGCTCGGGGCGGTAATTTTTTTTACCGCTGTTTCATCATTTTACAGCGGTGATATTCTTGGAATCCTGAAAAAGGCCGGGGGATTGCCTGAAAAATTGGTTTATTTCAGCCCGCATGAAGGATTCCTTATTTATTTTAAGATATCGTTTTTTTCCGGGCTGGTCATTGCAAGCCCCTTAATTTTTTATGAAATATGGATGTTTATCTCCCCCGGATTATACGAAAATGAACGGAAATTAATACTGCCATTTGTGTTTTTTTCCAGCCTTTTTTTTATATCGGGCGTTATTTTTTCATATGTTACCGGTATCCCGTTTTTGATAAAATTTTTACTCAAATTTGGAAGTGAGATTAATTTATCTCCAAAATTAGGGGTGGATGATTATCTAACCTTTATTTTATCAATTGGTTTTGCTTTCGGATTAATATTTGAATGGCCGGTATTTGTGTATTTCCTTGCCGAAATGGGAATTATTTCCACGTTTACGCTGATAAGAAAGAGAAAATACGCGGTTATTTCAGTCCTATTGATTTCCGCGCTGATAACCCCTGGCGATGTTTTAAGCATGTTCATTTTCGCGGTACCGCTCTACCTGCTTTATGAAACCGGGATTTTAATAACAAAATTCGTAAAATTCTAA
- the ispF gene encoding 2-C-methyl-D-erythritol 2,4-cyclodiphosphate synthase — protein sequence MRIGLGYDIHELKKRRKLVLGGVEIPFSMGLSGHSDADVLLHAVCDALLGAAGLGDIGIHFPNTDKRYKNISSLVLLQEVFNKIKKSGFKIANIDTVIIADRPKLTPYFSEIKKNISKTLNLSSSQINIKATTSEDCLFPPKKKAIISYAAVILENRPQ from the coding sequence ATGAGAATCGGTTTAGGCTATGACATTCATGAATTAAAAAAGAGAAGAAAACTTGTTCTCGGCGGAGTGGAAATCCCTTTTTCTATGGGTCTATCAGGCCATTCCGACGCGGATGTCCTTTTGCACGCAGTTTGTGACGCCCTTTTAGGTGCCGCGGGGTTGGGTGATATAGGTATCCATTTTCCAAATACAGACAAAAGATATAAGAATATTTCCAGTTTAGTTTTGTTACAGGAAGTATTCAATAAAATAAAAAAATCCGGTTTCAAAATTGCTAATATTGATACGGTTATTATTGCCGACCGGCCAAAACTCACGCCTTATTTTTCTGAAATTAAAAAAAATATCAGTAAAACATTAAATTTATCTTCAAGTCAGATTAACATTAAAGCTACCACTTCTGAAGACTGTCTTTTTCCACCTAAAAAAAAGGCAATAATTAGTTATGCCGCTGTTATCCTCGAAAACAGACCCCAATAG